A portion of the Pseudorasbora parva isolate DD20220531a chromosome 1, ASM2467924v1, whole genome shotgun sequence genome contains these proteins:
- the plscr3b gene encoding phospholipid scramblase 3b — translation MSGPGYPSPHQPPYGMPQPGGHSMPPYPVGGYGDPGHTAPPAGFQVGYQPVPDQPVMYQPGPVSPASHQGQPYGAPVAAPVSVPAGVPPGLEYLTQIDQVLIHQKVELLEAIIGFETNNQYEIKNSLGQKIYSAKEKNDCCTRNCCGALRSFDMKIKDNTDREVIRLIRPYRCVSCWCPCCLQEMEVQAPPGTTIGYVKQDWHPCYPKFSIQGANKETVMKLEGPCLACNCCGDVNFELKGGKDGAGKPIGRISKQWSGLLKEVFTDTDNFGIQFPLDMDVKMKAVLLGTCFLIDFMFFEKVGDTNQRNTVFS, via the exons GCTACCCATCTCCACACCAGCCTCCATACGGCATGCCCCAGCCAGGCGGACACTCCATGCCCCCCTATCCCGTGGGGGGTTATGGAGATCCTGGACATACTGCCCCACCTGCAGGATTTCAAGTAGGGTACCAGCCAGTTCCAGATCAGCCAGTCATGTATCAGCCTGGTCCAGTTAGTCCAGCATCTCACCAGGGCCAGCCATATGGAG CACCTGTAGCTGCACCAGTGTCAGTGCCTGCTGGAGTACCACCTGGTCTGGAGTACCTCACTCAG ATTGACCAGGTCCTTATTCATCAGAAAGTGGAGTTGTTAGAGG CAATCATTGGCTTTGAGACCAACAACCAATATGAGATCAAGAACAGCCTCGGTCAAAAGATCTACTCTgccaaagaaaaaaatgactgcTGCACGCGCAACTGCTGTGGTGCCCTGCGCAGCTTTGACATGAAGATCAAAGACAACACTGACCGAGAGGTCATCCGACTCATCCGACCTTACCGTTGTGTCTCCTGTTGGTGCCCCTGCTGCCTGCAAGAG ATGGAGGTACAGGCCCCCCCGGGAACCACCATAGGGTATGTGAAGCAGGATTGGCATCCCTGCTATCCAAAATTCTCCATCCAAGGGGCCAACAAGGAGACGGTGATGAAGCTCGAAGGGCCCTGCTTGGCATGTAACTGCTGTGGTGACGTGAACTTCGAG CTCAAAGGCGGCAAAGACGGTGCTGGGAAGCCTATTGGTCGAATCAGTAAGCAGTGGAGCGGCCTGTTAAAGGAAGTCTTCACTGACACTGACAACTTTGGCATTCAGTTCCCTCTGGACATGGATGTTAAGATGAAGGCTGTACTTTTGGGCACTTGCTTTCTTATT gATTTCATGTTCTTTGAAAAAGTTGGAGACACAAACCAACGCAATACTGTGTTCTCTTAG